The following coding sequences lie in one Aspergillus luchuensis IFO 4308 DNA, chromosome 8, nearly complete sequence genomic window:
- a CDS encoding putative ubiquitin-protein ligase (Asi3) (COG:S;~EggNog:ENOG410PHZ2;~InterPro:IPR013083;~PFAM:PF13920;~TransMembrane:5 (n7-18c36/37o130-149i170-188o355-375i387-404o424-450i)) encodes MSILPSAVPAATASITAAQSLNTTASIAAHSSLSSSSRELLSLPFRGLSQAEAFTFSTVPKQLAKLVGLQDMATRFWGAASGTGLEPEAVLATQTAADAVRDGVVDTAAQADSSLHFSDILQAVMKFSGFFSYLTSRWSLTCFTVALILNRITIYASTRRHLNLDWTRRLALRIVPIVLFVTQIYALLRSIRCQTSPEYSTIRYGTPGKRLLFDHSGGGGFLHALSSTLLPWETDEQSCSAVHMGRPVNASDISYGSFRLLWPVFIRLCLSHFVETVSCALQGRAVVTEAGMSIFEHSLAFAEAESVISQTLGLGIFGLSKQSSAKDVAGEGGQSTLHILTRTQALERMNVTPELLLIAMISCCNSLTSNVLDVIGRQSRYRLVNTAFWGLCFMSAMAWGLFGGSPVGSDSVVLKFPTVCIVGFIPHLLILLGIIACVFIYVIALVITAFSLPMQTSGSLTLRERFSLAHENMQGASQIQNIRINWHEDFYSTLLRIGYTALTAASEAVFLNEGRRVSARRMTWLEQDRLAEIESHRKQSSWNPRSDPSADMCSENGELDFDITESTMEWESGYSREKKIEKPKPGSRPVRPQNDAGGVGTFRGVVRCYHGFAFFRGIFYLILKWVAYGLDKLLSRMGITARPQWLKSAVGSPKDSQKKRKGSRMDTLDFWILTDDGALELPDDHEFDVEREMRKRERIQAAGWEESDERRLDDKLYGWWKVGGSWGNQDQSSDYAPSVDDWEDTTSVVSMSTTAGSEWEGYESDGRRTPTQEDPFPGRFSRESTPAQEPLVDIGALARLLDPRDQESRHEARILSAHLAAGREGRIMTRRQFQKHVERDRAQILLSSRLAQPSTHESTNGKRKPTSEEEAELLENLILSRRAEMRSAPNADEQTWESGASGLGPSGPPCVICQTNPRSIITWPCRCLCICEDCRVSLAMNNFGNCVTCRQDVAGYVRLWVP; translated from the exons ATGTCCATACTTCCATCGGCCGTTCCAGCCGCAACAGCTTCAATAACTGCTGCGCAGTCCCTGAACACCACTGCATCGATCGCCGCTCATTCCTCACtgtcctcgtcatcgcgCGAACTCCTGTCGCTTCCATTCCGCGGACTCTCCCAGGCAGAGGCCTTTACATTCTCTACCGTGCCTAAGCAACTCGCCAAGCTAGTTGGGCTGCAGGATATGGCGACGCGATTTTGGGGGGCAGCTTCTGGGACGGGATTGGAGCCTGAAGCAGTACTGGCAACGCAGACAGCCGCTGACGCTGTCAGAGACGGCGTGGTTGATACCGCTGCCCAGGCTGATTCCAGTCTCCATTTCTCCGACATCCTACAGGCCGTCATGAAATTCAGTGGTTTCTTCTCGTACCTGACGAGCCGGTGGTCTTTAACTTGCTTTACCGTG GCTCTTATTTTGAACAGGATTACAATATATGCCTCCACTAGACGACACCTTAATCTGGATTGGACCAGGCGATTGGCTCTGCGCATCGTTCCTATTGTTCTTTTCGTCACTCAAATCTACGCACTTCTTCGGTCTATTCGATGTCAAACATCCCCAGAATACTCTACCATACGCTATGGCACGCCGGGTAAGCGCTTGCTATTCGATCATTCTGGCGGAGGGGGCTTCTTGCATGCCCTAAGCTCCACCCTATTACCCTGGGAAACAGATGAGCAGTCTTGCAGTGCGGTGCACATGGGCCGCCCTGTAAATGCATCGGACATATCATATGGCTCTTTCCGACTGCTCTGGCCAGTTTTCATCCGCCTCTGCCTCAGTCACTTTGTCGAGACCGTCTCTTGCGCTTTGCAGGGACGAGCAGTTGTCACAGAAGCTGGCATGTCTATTTTCGAACACTCGCTTGCCTTTGCAGAGGCAGAATCTGTAATCAGCCAGACTCTTGGTCTTGGTATATTTGGGCtgtcaaagcaaagcagtGCGAAAGATGTCGCTGGAGAGGGCGGGCAATCTACCCTGCATATCCTGACTCGAACTCAAGCTTTGGAGCGAATGAATGTCACTCCCGAGCTATTGCTGATCGCGATGATCTCGTGTTGCAACAGTCTGACCTCAAACGTTCTAGATGTCATTGGCAGACAAAGTCGTTACCGCTTGGTGAATACCGCTTTTTGGGGCCTCTGCTTCATGTCGGCTATGGCATGGGGCTTGTTCGGCGGTTCTCCAGTTGGGAGCGACAGTGTCGTTTTGAAATTCCCGACTGTATGCATTGTAGGGTTCATTCCccaccttctcatcctgctaGGAATCATCGCCTGTGTCTTTATATACGTGATTGCTCTGGTTATTACAGCGTTCTCGCTGCCTATGCAGACATCGGGCTCGTTGACACTTCGAGAAAGATTCTCCCTTGCACATGAGAATATGCAGGGCGCCAGCCAGATCCAGAATATCCGTATCAACTGGCATGAGGATTTCTACAGCACGCTGCTGAGGATCGGTTACACGGCTTTGACGGCTGCCAGCGAAGCAGTCTTTCTCAATGAAGGAAGGCGGGTTTCTGCGCGCAGGATGACTTGGTTGGAACAGGATAGGCTGGCCGAAATAGAGTCTCATCGCAAGCAGTCATCCTGGAACCCCCGCAGTGATCCTTCCGCGGATATGTGCTCTGAGAATGGGGAGTTAGACTTCGATATCACCGAGTCAACCATGGAATGGGAGAGCGGATACTCGCgcgaaaagaaaattgaGAAGCCAAAGCCAGGCTCCAGGCCTGTTCGCCCGCAGAATGATGCAGGTGGTGTGGGTACCTTCAGGGGCGTGGTTCGCTGTTACCATGGATTTGCGTTCTTCCGAGGCATCTTTTATCTTATCCTGAAGTGGGTTGCTTACGGTCTAGACAAGCTTCTCTCCCGGATGGGCATAACTGCCCGGCCACAGTGGTTGAAATCCGCAGTAGGGTCACCGAAGGACtcacagaagaagagaaagggcaGCCGCATGGATACTCTAGACTTTTGGATTTTGACAGATGATGGAGCTTTAGAGCTCCCCGACGACCATGAATTTGATGTAGAAAGAGAGATgcgaaaaagagaaagaatccaGGCCGCTGGCTGGGAGGAATCCGATGAACGCCGACTCGACGACAAACTCTACGGTTGGTGGAAAGTGGGAGGCTCATGGGGCAATCAGGACCAGAGCTCTGATTACGCACCGTCTGTTGACGACTGGGAAGACACTACGAGTGTCGTGTCCATGTCGACAACGGCCGGCTCCGAGTGGGAAGGATACGAATCCGACGGTCGTCGCACTCCCACTCAAGAAGACCCCTTTCCGGGTCGTTTCTCCCGAGAAAGTACTCCAGCTCAAGAACCGCTCGTGGACATCGGCGCCTTGGCACGACTGCTGGATCCTCGCGATCAAGAAAGCAGACACGAAGCGCGCATATTGTCTGCTCACCTGGCTGCTGGCCGGGAGGGTCGGATAATGACCCGTCGGCAGTTCCAAAAACATGTTGAACGGGACCGAGCCCAAATCCTGCTTAGCTCACGATTAGCACAGCCCTCCACACATGAGTCTACTAACGGCAAACGCAAGCCTACCtctgaggaagaagccgagCTTCTCGAAAACCTCATTCTCTCGCGAAGAGCCGAGATGCGGTCCGCTCCAAACGCAGACGAGCAGACGTGGGAATCGGGTGCCTCGGGTCTTGGACCCAGCGGGCCACCGTGCGTCATTTGTCAGACTAACCCCCGTTCGATCATCACTTGGCCATGTCGGTGTCTCTGTATTTGCGAGGATTGCCGTGTCAGTCTCGCGATGAATAACTTTGGAAACTGTGTGACTTGCCGCCAGGACGTTGCAGGTTATGTCCGGTTATGGGTCCCATAa
- a CDS encoding putative sterol glucosyltransferase (CAZy:GT1;~COG:C,G;~EggNog:ENOG410PWGV;~InterPro:IPR002213,IPR004276;~PFAM:PF03033;~go_function: GO:0008194 - UDP-glycosyltransferase activity [Evidence IEA];~go_function: GO:0016758 - transferase activity, transferring hexosyl groups [Evidence IEA];~go_process: GO:0005975 - carbohydrate metabolic process [Evidence IEA];~go_process: GO:0030259 - lipid glycosylation [Evidence IEA]), with protein sequence MEKIPRLGYSNPGSSSYDQAPPPYSPYTDGGLVVESADVQANGRVNVDLDSSLARTLASIIELQQEDLQNPPPDYCEGQPVKDELLQPDIQLNIVIQIVGSRGDVQPFIALGTELQKYGHRVRIATHDVFSDFVTQSGLEFYPIGGDPAELMAFMVKNPGLIPRISSLRAGEVQKKRAMVNEMLHGCWKSCIEDDPVTKIPFVADAIIANPPSFAHVHCAQALSIPVHLMFTMPWTSTKAFPHPLANLSSSDMNPNVANWVSYGVVEWLTWQGVGDVINRWRASIDLEPVPTTEGPRLAETLKIPFTYCWSPALIPRPRDWPAHIDVCGFFFRDMPSYEPPPDLKEFLRSGATPIYIGFGSIVIDDPQKMTEIILEAIARTGVRAIISRGWSRLGGLPSSNVYYIDDCPHEWLFKHVAAVVHHGGAGTTACGLANGRPTTIVPFFGDQPFWGSMVARSGAGARPIPYASLNAENLAGAIAFSLRPAAADSARDIALKMQHESGVAAAVRSFHRHLPLNRMRCSLIPNQPATWTYKRSKNCIGLSKVAVQLLIDNGRINAKELRGNAINPIHIENRRWDPVTGILSATTSTGSAMLKSTGEMLYNPYKEYTSSRSPKPPISRSGSALSTTTTSSSSRSLTALSEASRRPSELMHTDTPINDGPNKHALSTAGSMVGASLKGFGKFTGAYFKGAVVDIPYAAAEGFRQVPRLYGEEPKQYGTVRDWKSGATMGGKNFVDGMTDGFKGFFYQPIKGAREEGALGAVKGFAKGTIGLATKVPSAGIGLVAYPFQGITKTIEAAVRSKTGKTILLARLRDGYAMTERAYMSEDEQQYLLRRFQALAG encoded by the exons ATGGAAAAAATCCCACGGCTGGGTTATAGCAACCCTGGTTCATCATCATATGACCAGGCACCGCCGCCCTATTCACCATACACTGATGGTGGACTTGTGGTCGAATCGGCAGACGTACAGG CCAATGGCCGCGTCAATGTCGATCTAGATTCAAGCCTGGCAAGAACATTAGCCTCGATCATTGAGCTACAGCAGGAAGATCTCCAAAACCCACCTCCAGATTACTGCGAGGGTCAACCGGTAAAGGACGAGCTGCTGCAACCTGACATCCAACTGAATATCGTGATTCAAATTGTGGGCAGCAGAGGTGATGTGCAACCATTCATCGCCTTGGGGACCGAGCTACAAAAATACGGTCATCGTGTCCGAATCGCCACACACGATGTATTCTCTGATTTTGTCACTCAATCAGGTCTTGAGTTCTATCCTATCGGAGGTGATCCTGCGGAGCTGATGGCCTTCATGGTCAAGAACCCCGGGTTAATACCTCGAATCAGCAGCTTGCGCGCTGGAGAagtccagaagaagagggcaaTGGTAAACGAGATGCTTCATGGCTGCTGGAAGTCTTGCATCGAAGATGACCCTGTTACAAAGATCCCATTTGTCGCAGATGCCATCATTGCAAATCCACCTAGTTTTGCCCATGTCCATTGTGCGCAGGCTTTGAGCATTCCGGTTCACCTTATGTTCACCATGCCTTGGACTAGTACCAAGGCCTTCCCTCACCCGCTTGCTAACCTGAGCTCCTCCGATATGAACCCAAATGTGGCGAATTGGGTTTCTTATGGTGTGGTAGAATGGCTTACATGGCAGGG GGTGGGAGATGTAATCAATCGATGGCGGGCATCCATCGATTTGGAACCGGTACCAACCACGGAAGGCCCCAGGCTGGCTGAAACGTTGAAGATCCCTTTCACTTATTGTTGGTCACCCGCCTTGATCCCGAGGCCGCGAGACTGGCCAGCTCATATTG ATGTCTGTGGTTTCTTTTTCAGAGATATGCCATCGTACGAACCGCCACCCGACTTGAAGGAATTCTTAAGATCGGGAGCGACTCCCATTTATATAGGCTTCGGCAGCATCGTGATTGATGACCCTCAGAAAATGACAGAGATCATTTTAGAAGCGATCGCGAGAACTGGCGTACGTGCCATTATATCACGGGGCTGGAGCAGACTAGGTGGTTTGCCCAGTTCCAATGTCTATTACATTGATGATTGCCCTCATGAGTGGCTTTTCAAGCACGTTGCTGCTGTGGTGCACCATGGGGGTGCTGGGACAACCGCGTGTGGTCTTGCTAACGGCCGACCGACCACCATTGTGCCCTTCTTTGGGGA CCAACCATTTTGGGGCAGTATGGTGGCAAGATCTGGCGCTGGAGCTAGGCCAATTCCTTATGCTTCCCTCAACGCAGAGAATTTGGCTGGGGCAATCGCTTTCTCGCTGAGACCAGCCGCAGCAGATTCCGCTCGTGACATTGCTTTGAAGATGCAGCATGAGTCAGGAGTAGCAGCAGCCGTTCGATCCTTTCATCGCCACCTCCCGCTGAACAGGATGCGTTGCTCCCTGATACCTAATCAGCCTGCTACTTGGACTTACAAGCGGTCCAAGAATTGCATAGGCCTTTCTAAAGTTGCCGTTCAGTTATTAATCGACAACGGCAGAATCAATGCAAAAGAGCTTCGGGG CAATGCGATCAATCCGATACATATCGAAAACCGTCGCTGGGACCCCGTAACCGGCATTCTCTCTGCCACTACAAGTACAGGATCTGCAATGCTTAAGTCGACCGGCGAGATGCTATACAACCCATATAAGGAATACACATCCAGTCGTTCTCCAAAGCCACCAATATCGCGGAGCGGATCTGCACTTTCTACAACTACaacatcgtcgtcttctaGATCCCTCACGGCTCTTTCCGAGGCAAGTAGGCGGCCTTCTGAACTGATGCATACGGATACTCCTATCAACGATGGGCCCAATAAGCACGCGTTATCAACGGCAGGAAGTATGGTTGGAGCTTCTCTTAAGGGCTTTGGCAAGTTCACCGGAGCATACTTCAAAGGCGCGGTGGTAGACATTCcctatgctgctgctgagggtTTCCGACAGGTTCCTCGACTCTATGGAGAGGAACCTAAGCAGTATGGCACAGTTCGTGATTGGAAATCTGGTGCTACTATGGGCGGCAAGAACTTTGTTGATGGCATGACAGATGGATTCAAGGGGTTCTTCTATCAGCCCATCAAAGGcgcgagggaagaaggggcgTTAGGGGCCGTTAAAGGATTTGCAAAAGGAACCATTGGACTTGCGACTAAAGTTCCTTCGG CTGGGATTGGTCTTGTCGCGTACCCTTTTCAAGGCATCACGAAAACGATTGAAGCAGCCGTCAGGTCTAAGACAGGGAAGACGATCCTTCTTGCCCGACTCAGGGATGGATACGCCATGACAGAGCGAGCCTACATGTCGGAAGATGAGCAACAGTATCTGTTACGGAGGTTCCAGGCTTTGgctggatga
- a CDS encoding uncharacterized protein (COG:G;~EggNog:ENOG410QE5R;~InterPro:IPR004843,IPR011160,IPR041805;~PFAM:PF00149;~SECRETED:SignalP(1-18);~go_function: GO:0004767 - sphingomyelin phosphodiesterase activity [Evidence IEA];~go_function: GO:0016787 - hydrolase activity [Evidence IEA];~go_process: GO:0006685 - sphingomyelin catabolic process [Evidence IEA]) produces MRISGLLCFGALAGVALASTETGIAKRSTVSEILTDIEDAATCAACEALLVVLQALAHLGNDDFVDVITEVCILAGVDDDDVCEGAIAREGPILAHDLRNMDVPSKTAVLFCTTIFGLCDYPAVAEYTVDFPSAKPANASRPAPSGETPLQIVHISDIHVDLSYETGANYNCTKPICCRPYTSSDNPGVTDYPAGEYGNHNCDAPLTLEESMYSAINDLVPNASFVIFTGDVVEGAVWLVNETEVTNDLNDAYNSRMADYFDLVYGVTGNHDCAPVNSFPPADIDTTISSQWAYDTLSSDWSQWIGSTAASTADDYGAYSVKYSGGNLRIISFNTNLYYKENFWLYEKTMEKDPSGQLAWLVDELSAAETAGERVWLMGHMPMGSGDTFHDASNYFNQIIQRYDATIAAVFYGHTHKDEFELAYSNYTDQSADTASMMSYIMPAMTPTSGNPAFRVYSVDPVTFGVLDFTEYITNMSSSTYQTNPTWEKYYSAKETYGSLLDPPVTDSAAELTPAFWHNVTVLFENDDSVFQDYYARKSRGWDVSDCTGDCKTDEICQLRAAESQYNCVEITPGISFKKRDTITTRDTSTNPRESTCGESVVGQMFSSFDNAVEALIKATETKLDWRWIAHTQLPFDTLV; encoded by the exons ATGAGAATTTCAGGCTTATTGTGTTTTGGGGCCCTTGCCGGTGTTGCTCTCGCTTCTACCGAGACGGGGATCGCCAAAAGGTCGACAGTCAGCGAGATCTTGACCGATATCGAGGATGCTGCCACCTGTGCGGCATGTGAG gctcttcttgttgttctgcAGGCCCTTGCACACTTGGGCAATGACGACTTTGTCGATGTGATCACGGAAGTCTGCATCTTAGCTGGG gttgatgacgacgatgtctGTGAGGGCGCAATTGCCCGTGAAGGCCCAATCTTGGCTCATGACTTGCGCAACATGGACGTTCCCTCAAAGACAGCGGTTCTATTCTGTACAACTATTTTCGGGCTCTGCGATTACCCTGCAGTGGCTGAATATACCGTGGATTTCCCATCTGCCAAACCCGCAAATGCGTCACGTCCAGCACCAAGCGGAGAGACTCCTCTGCAAATTGTCCACATCAGCGACATCCACGTTGATCTTTCGTACGAGACTGGCGCTAA CTACAACTGCACCAAGCCCATTTGCTGCCGTCCCTATACTTCATCCGACAACCCTGGTGTGACAGACTATCCGGCAGGCGAATACGGAAACCATAACTGCGATGCCCCCCTCACACTGGAAGAGAGCATGTACTCGGCTATCAACGACCTCGTTCCCAACGCCTCGttcgtcatcttcaccgGCGACGTCGTCGAAGGTGCCGTCTGGCTAGTCAACGAAACCGAAGTAACCAACGACTTAAACGATGCCTACAACTCCCGGATGGCCGACTACTTCGACCTCGTCTACGGCGTCACCGGTAACCACGACTGCGCCCCAGTGAACTCCTTCCCGCCAGCTGATATcgacaccaccatctccagccagTGGGCCTACgacaccctctcctccgactGGAGCCAATGGATCGGATCCACCGCCGCCAGCACAGCCGACGACTACGGCGCCTACTCAGTCAAATACTCCGGCGGAAACCTGCGCATTATCTCCTTCAACACCAACCTCTACTACAAAGAAAACTTCTGGCTCTACGAAAAGACCATGGAAAAAGACCCCAGTGGCCAGCTCGCCTGGCTCGTCGACGAGCTCTCCGCAGCAGAAACAGCCGGCGAACGCGTCTGGCTAATGGGCCACATGCCCATGGGATCCGGCGACACCTTCCACGACGCCTCCAACTATTTCAACCAGATCATCCAGCGCTACGACGCCACCATCGCCGCCGTCTTCTACGGCCACACCCACAAAGACGAGTTCGAACTCGCCTACTCCAATTACACAGACCAGTCCGCAGACACCGCATCCATGATGTCCTACATCATGCCCGCCATGACCCCCACCTCCGGTAACCCTGCGTTCCGCGTCTACTCCGTCGACCCCGTCACCTTTGGTGTCCTCGACTTCACCGAATACATCACCAACATGTCCAGCTCAACATACCAGACAAACCCCACATGGGAGAAATACTACTCAGCTAAGGAGACCTACGGATCGCTACTTGACCCGCCCGTTACTGACAGTGCCGCTGAACTAACCCCGGCTTTCTGGCACAATGTCACGGTTCTCTTCGAGAATGATGACTCCGTCTTCCAGGACTACTATGCTCGTAAGAGCCGTGGATGGGATGTCTCTGACTGTACGGGTGACTGTAAGACGGACGAGATCTGTCAGTTGCGTGCTGCTGAGTCGCAGTATAATTGTGTGGAGATTACCCCAGGCATTAGCTTTAAGAAGCGGGATACTATCACTACTAGGGATACCAGCACGAATCCCAGGGAAAGTACCTGTGGTGAGTCAGTGGTGGGTCAGATGTTTTCGAGCTTTGATAATGCCGTCGAGGCGCTGATTAAGGCTACGGAGACGAAGCTGG ACTGGCGCTGGATTGCCCATACCCAATTACCATTTGATACACTTGTCTAG
- a CDS encoding CFEM domain-containing protein (COG:S;~EggNog:ENOG410PTHB;~InterPro:IPR008427;~PFAM:PF05730;~SECRETED:SignalP(1-18)), translating into MQLFHTLLVLLASTLATAQLPNIPSCSINCFISAFQHDGCSQLTDFACHCQKPDLPTTITPCVQKACNVADQSAVSSEVVRQCSIAGHPISIPPVGGGLETTTLSMPRTSTTDSEAVSSSAASATLPTVSSSGAASSSKVSHSSSASASASASSSHAPSTPGSHSQSGHASSTASPSSPLSTGSASTVKAGVAGAMVIAAAAVCVL; encoded by the exons ATGCAGCTATTTCACACACTTCTAGTTCTGCTCGCTAGCACCCTTGCTACTGCACAGCTCCCAAATATCCCTTCATGCTCT ATAAACTGCTTCATCAGTGCATTTCAGCACGATGGATGCTCACAGTTGACAGACTTTGCTTGTCATTGCCAGAAGCCAGATCTTCCTACCACCATAACCCCCTGCGTTCAAAAAGCATGCAACGTTGCCGACCAGTCTG CTGTATCTAGTGAAGTCGTCCGACAATGTTCCATTGCAGGCCATCCTATTTCTATCCCTCCAGTGGGCGGTGGCCTCGAGACTACGACCTTGTCTATGCCCAGGACTTCCACTACTGATTCAGAAGCTGTCTCATCAAGCGCTGCATCAGCGACGCTTCCGACAGTATCCTCCTCCGGTGCTGCATCGTCTTCCAAGGTGTCGCATTCCTCGTCCGCATCTGCATCAGCGTCGGCATCTAGCTCCCACGCTCCTTCAACTCCAGGCTCACACAGTCAGTCTGGTCATGCATCGTCCAcagcatctccatcctcccccctttCAACTGGCTCTGCGTCAACTGTAAAGGCGGGTGTAGCTGGGGCTATggttattgctgctgctgcagtgtGCGTGCTATAG